The Devosia sp. SD17-2 genome includes a region encoding these proteins:
- the secG gene encoding preprotein translocase subunit SecG, translated as MANVLIVAYLLIVLALIAVILIQRSEGGALGIGGGGGGGLVTARGSANLLTRTTAILATLFFATAIGLTILSELDRSTSSILDRAATTDGGEAPGNVLDALNALQGDSTSDLPLPTAPVTPAAPAATGTGDLPVPEAPAAAVPETTQTPAPTPGN; from the coding sequence ATGGCGAACGTACTGATTGTTGCCTATCTGCTGATCGTTTTGGCGCTGATTGCCGTGATCCTGATCCAGCGTTCCGAAGGCGGAGCCCTTGGCATTGGTGGTGGCGGCGGCGGCGGCCTGGTGACAGCCCGTGGATCGGCTAACCTTCTCACCCGCACGACCGCTATTCTGGCGACGCTGTTCTTCGCTACGGCCATTGGCCTGACCATTCTGAGCGAGCTTGATCGCAGCACGTCGTCCATTCTGGATCGTGCAGCGACCACCGATGGTGGCGAGGCTCCGGGCAATGTTCTGGATGCACTGAACGCACTGCAGGGCGATTCGACTTCTGACCTGCCGCTGCCGACCGCTCCAGTGACGCCCGCTGCTCCTGCTGCTACCGGCACCGGTGACCTTCCGGTCCCCGAAGCTCCAGCGGCCGCAGTGCCGGAAACGACCCAGACGCCGGCTCCGACGCCCGGCAACTGA
- a CDS encoding GNAT family protein, giving the protein MKSAQLSRPLHTSVSSLCLRLLEPGDALGLHNLISRNIAHLTRHGDYAALTSMSVAALEEKLSRADNTLRFAIVLDGALIGRIDLVGVEPPRYSVGYWLCESATGRGYGSAALSTLIAFARSSLEAADLYAGVTHGNGPSERLLLRTGFAPAARFETYTRFHLGLGCDRLGPTA; this is encoded by the coding sequence ATGAAAAGTGCCCAGCTATCCCGCCCGCTTCACACTTCTGTCTCAAGCCTTTGTCTGAGACTGCTGGAACCCGGCGATGCGCTGGGGCTCCACAATCTGATCTCCCGAAACATTGCCCATCTGACGCGCCACGGTGACTACGCCGCGCTCACGTCCATGTCTGTCGCTGCACTGGAAGAGAAACTCTCCAGGGCGGACAACACACTGCGCTTTGCCATTGTGCTGGATGGGGCGCTGATCGGTCGGATCGATCTCGTCGGCGTGGAGCCACCCCGCTACAGCGTCGGTTACTGGCTGTGCGAGAGTGCGACGGGGCGGGGGTACGGCTCGGCCGCCCTTTCCACGCTGATCGCCTTCGCTCGCTCTAGCCTCGAGGCCGCTGATCTCTATGCCGGTGTTACCCATGGCAATGGGCCGAGCGAGCGCCTGCTCCTGCGGACCGGCTTTGCGCCTGCGGCCCGATTTGAAACCTATACGCGATTTCATCTCGGCCTCGGTTGCGATAGACTCGGGCCAACCGCGTAA
- a CDS encoding MFS transporter yields the protein MSTAPLSPDTALPRNSARRVLAASMIGTTIEFFDFYIYATAAVIVFPQLFFPATDENSALLSSLATFAIAFLARPIGAAFFGHFGDKVGRKATLVAALLTMGISTVLIGVLPTYAQIGIFAPLLLALCRLGQGLGLGGEWGGAVLLATENAPEDKKAWYGMFPQLGAPVGFFLATTIFLVLAHFLGDEAFMSWGWRVPFLASALLVIVGLFIRLKITETPEFAQAIEKSERVEVPFLDVFRSHKMSLLLGTMAALATFVLFYIMTVFSLSYGTGALGYGREEFLVLQMVGVVFFGIFIPLAAVLADKFGMRRVMVGVSISIAIFGLILSPLLGSGNVWGVLGFLCIGFALMGMTYGPLGTALAAPFPTAVRYTGASLTFNLGGIFGASFAPYIATWLASTYGLHTVGYYMIIAAVITLVAFGFIRQTSE from the coding sequence ATGAGTACCGCACCTCTCTCGCCCGATACGGCACTGCCACGCAATTCTGCACGTCGGGTGCTCGCCGCTAGCATGATCGGCACCACGATCGAGTTCTTCGATTTCTACATCTACGCGACCGCGGCGGTCATTGTTTTTCCTCAGCTTTTCTTTCCGGCGACCGATGAAAATTCGGCGCTGCTGAGCTCTCTGGCGACCTTCGCCATCGCCTTCCTGGCCCGTCCGATCGGCGCCGCCTTCTTCGGCCATTTCGGTGACAAGGTCGGTCGCAAGGCAACGCTGGTAGCGGCTCTCCTCACCATGGGCATCTCCACCGTTCTCATCGGCGTCCTCCCGACCTATGCACAGATCGGCATTTTCGCGCCGCTGCTGCTGGCGCTGTGCCGTCTGGGGCAGGGGCTTGGCCTTGGCGGTGAATGGGGCGGGGCGGTTCTGCTCGCCACCGAAAACGCGCCCGAGGACAAGAAGGCCTGGTACGGCATGTTCCCGCAGCTGGGTGCGCCGGTCGGCTTCTTCCTCGCCACCACGATCTTCCTCGTGCTGGCCCATTTCCTCGGCGATGAAGCCTTCATGAGCTGGGGCTGGCGCGTGCCATTCCTCGCCAGCGCGCTGCTGGTGATCGTCGGCCTCTTCATCCGCCTCAAGATCACCGAGACGCCGGAATTCGCCCAAGCGATCGAAAAGTCCGAGCGCGTGGAAGTGCCGTTTTTGGACGTGTTCCGGTCGCACAAGATGAGCCTCCTGCTCGGCACCATGGCGGCGCTGGCGACCTTCGTCTTGTTCTACATCATGACCGTGTTCTCGCTGAGCTATGGCACGGGAGCGCTCGGCTATGGTCGCGAGGAATTCCTCGTGCTGCAGATGGTGGGCGTCGTGTTCTTCGGCATTTTCATTCCGCTTGCCGCGGTTCTGGCTGACAAATTCGGCATGCGCCGGGTGATGGTCGGCGTCTCGATCAGCATTGCCATCTTCGGCCTGATCCTCTCGCCGCTGCTCGGGTCAGGCAATGTCTGGGGCGTGCTGGGCTTCCTCTGCATCGGCTTTGCGCTGATGGGCATGACTTATGGGCCCCTCGGCACCGCCCTTGCCGCGCCGTTCCCGACGGCTGTGCGCTATACCGGCGCTTCGCTGACCTTCAATCTCGGCGGCATTTTTGGCGCGTCCTTCGCGCCCTATATCGCTACCTGGCTGGCCTCCACCTATGGTCTGCACACGGTGGGCTACTACATGATCATCGCCGCCGTGATCACGCTCGTCGCCTTCGGCTTCATCCGCCAGACGTCCGAATAA
- the trpE gene encoding anthranilate synthase component I encodes MDDDFSKRFAEQYQAGKSQIVWRRIVADLETPIGTYLKLAQGRTHSFLLESVQDGTTRGRYSIIGLLPDLIMKVEDGKALINRTAQISPDAFEPLPGLPLDALRDLVAESQIDMPATLPPQSAGVFGYLGYEMVRYMEVLPNHNPDEMGTPEAVLMRPSLLAVFDTVKDELYLTAPAYVRDGVTARQALEAAEARIDDAIARLGQAMPATSALPDLEAINVTSNTSRHDYFAMVAKAKDYITAGDIFQVVLSQRFSADFTLPPTALYRALRRTNPSPYMYFLDFGGFAVAGSSPEILVRVQDGEVTIRPIAGTRKRGATPTRDKELAEELLSDPKELAEHLMLLDLGRNDVGRVAKTGTVKVTDKFFLEYYSHVMHIVSNVVGELDPQYDFVDALSAGFPAGTVSGAPKVRAMEIIDELERSRRGIYGGCVGYFGADGTMDTCIVLRTGIVKDGKLYVQSGAGIVADSQPELEQLECENKARALFSAAEEAIRYAGEAGVGQ; translated from the coding sequence ATGGACGACGATTTTTCCAAGCGCTTTGCAGAGCAATACCAGGCCGGCAAATCGCAGATCGTCTGGCGTCGCATCGTGGCTGATCTGGAAACGCCGATTGGGACCTATCTCAAGCTCGCCCAGGGCCGGACGCATTCGTTCCTGCTCGAGAGCGTGCAGGATGGCACCACCCGCGGTCGCTATTCGATCATTGGCCTGCTGCCCGATCTCATCATGAAGGTGGAAGACGGCAAGGCCCTGATCAATCGCACGGCCCAGATCAGCCCAGACGCCTTCGAGCCGCTGCCCGGCCTGCCGCTCGACGCCCTGCGCGATCTCGTGGCGGAAAGCCAGATCGACATGCCCGCGACCCTGCCGCCGCAATCGGCCGGCGTCTTCGGCTATCTCGGCTATGAGATGGTGCGGTACATGGAAGTGCTGCCCAACCACAATCCCGACGAGATGGGCACCCCCGAAGCGGTGCTGATGCGCCCCTCGCTGCTGGCCGTTTTCGACACGGTCAAGGACGAGCTCTATCTCACAGCGCCGGCCTATGTCCGTGACGGCGTCACCGCCCGTCAGGCGCTCGAGGCGGCCGAAGCCCGCATCGACGACGCCATTGCCCGCCTCGGCCAGGCCATGCCGGCCACCAGCGCCCTGCCCGATCTTGAAGCCATCAACGTCACCAGCAACACCAGCCGCCACGACTATTTCGCCATGGTGGCCAAGGCAAAGGACTACATCACCGCCGGCGACATTTTCCAGGTCGTGCTGAGCCAGCGTTTTTCGGCAGACTTCACCCTGCCGCCGACCGCGCTCTACCGCGCCCTGCGCCGGACCAATCCCAGCCCCTACATGTATTTCCTCGATTTCGGCGGCTTTGCCGTTGCCGGATCGAGCCCGGAAATTCTGGTGCGGGTGCAGGACGGCGAGGTCACCATCCGTCCCATCGCCGGCACCCGCAAGCGCGGCGCCACGCCAACCCGCGACAAGGAACTGGCCGAAGAGCTGCTGAGCGATCCCAAGGAACTGGCCGAGCACCTGATGCTGCTCGACCTCGGCCGCAACGATGTCGGCCGTGTCGCCAAGACCGGCACCGTGAAGGTCACCGACAAGTTCTTCCTCGAATATTATTCCCACGTCATGCACATCGTCTCAAACGTCGTGGGCGAGCTCGATCCGCAGTACGACTTCGTCGATGCGCTCTCGGCCGGCTTCCCGGCGGGCACCGTCTCGGGCGCACCAAAAGTGCGCGCGATGGAAATCATCGACGAACTCGAACGCTCGCGTCGCGGCATCTATGGCGGCTGCGTCGGCTATTTCGGTGCCGATGGCACCATGGACACCTGCATCGTGCTGCGCACCGGCATCGTCAAGGACGGCAAGCTCTATGTGCAGTCCGGCGCCGGCATTGTTGCCGACAGCCAGCCCGAGCTTGAACAGCTCGAATGCGA
- the tpiA gene encoding triose-phosphate isomerase, translating into MTTISPLIAGNWKMNGLTSSLEELSTLAQLLTTGEAPRAVVVVCPPATLLAAVAAQGASSGIMAGGQNCHVEASGAHTGEVSAGMLADVGAQYVIVGHSERRADNHETDDLVRAKAEAAIGAGLKPIICVGETEAERDAGQAESVVAAQLASSVPDAAGQHEVIVAYEPIWAIGTGRTPSNDDIRQMHANIRDRLIERFGEKGVQIRILYGGSLKPVNAREILAIENVNGGLVGGASLLAKDFYTIISSV; encoded by the coding sequence TTGACGACCATCTCACCGCTAATCGCCGGAAATTGGAAGATGAACGGGCTTACGAGCTCGCTGGAAGAACTTTCCACGCTCGCGCAGCTGCTCACCACCGGCGAGGCCCCGCGTGCGGTTGTGGTCGTTTGTCCGCCGGCCACTCTGCTGGCAGCCGTCGCCGCACAGGGCGCCTCTAGCGGTATCATGGCCGGGGGGCAGAATTGCCATGTGGAAGCCTCTGGCGCCCACACAGGTGAAGTTTCCGCCGGCATGCTGGCCGATGTCGGGGCTCAGTATGTGATTGTCGGCCATTCCGAGCGTCGCGCCGATAACCACGAAACCGATGATCTCGTTCGCGCCAAGGCCGAAGCCGCCATCGGCGCCGGCCTCAAGCCGATCATCTGCGTTGGGGAAACCGAGGCAGAACGCGATGCCGGGCAGGCCGAAAGCGTGGTTGCAGCGCAGCTGGCGTCTTCGGTTCCGGACGCTGCCGGCCAGCATGAAGTCATTGTTGCCTATGAGCCGATCTGGGCCATTGGCACCGGGCGCACGCCGAGCAATGACGATATCCGCCAGATGCACGCCAATATCCGCGATCGCCTCATCGAACGGTTCGGTGAGAAGGGCGTGCAGATTCGCATTCTTTATGGCGGTTCGCTCAAACCTGTGAATGCGCGCGAGATTTTGGCCATTGAAAACGTCAATGGTGGCCTTGTCGGGGGCGCGAGCCTCTTGGCAAAGGACTTCTACACCATTATCTCATCGGTATGA
- a CDS encoding CTP synthase produces the protein MARYVFITGGVVSSLGKGLASAALGAVLQARGYKVRLRKLDPYLNVDPGTMSPTQHGEVFVTDDGAETDLDLGHYERFTGRAANKRDNITSGRIYSDLLTKERKGEFLGATVQVIPHVTDSIKAFVLDGNEDFDFVLVEIGGTVGDIEGLPFFEAIRQLGNELPRGQVAYLHLTLMPYIPSAGELKTKPTQHSVKELRSIGISPDVLLVRCDRPIPEGEKKKLSLFCNVRESAVIQGLDVASIYDVPVAYHQEGLDREILATFGITDAPEPDLTAWEEVSRRYHNPEGEVNIAIVGKYTGLKDAYKSLSEALTHGGIANKVKVNLQWIDSEVFERDEPAPYLEHVHGILVPGGFGERGSAGKIEAARFARTKDVPYFGICFGMQMACIEAARNTAGIKNASSTEFGPTKEPIVGMMTEWVKGNETETRDTEGNLGGTLRLGAYPAQLVRGSRVADIYGSTRISERHRHRYEVNMDYRKLLEKNGLLFSGVSPDGKLPEIVERTDHPWFIGVQFHPELKSKPFEPHPLFTSFIAAAMEQSRLV, from the coding sequence ATGGCTCGGTACGTATTCATCACCGGAGGCGTGGTCTCCTCTCTCGGCAAAGGTCTTGCATCAGCGGCTCTCGGCGCTGTGCTCCAGGCCCGCGGCTATAAAGTCCGCCTGAGGAAGCTCGACCCCTATCTCAATGTCGACCCCGGCACCATGTCGCCGACCCAGCACGGCGAAGTCTTCGTCACCGATGATGGTGCCGAGACGGACCTCGACCTGGGGCACTATGAGCGCTTCACTGGTCGCGCTGCCAACAAGCGCGACAATATCACCTCGGGCCGCATCTATTCGGACCTGCTCACCAAAGAGCGCAAGGGCGAATTCCTCGGTGCCACGGTGCAGGTGATCCCGCATGTTACCGACTCCATCAAGGCTTTCGTGCTCGACGGCAATGAGGACTTTGACTTCGTGCTCGTCGAGATCGGCGGCACGGTGGGCGACATTGAAGGCCTGCCGTTCTTTGAAGCCATTCGCCAGCTCGGCAACGAGCTGCCGCGTGGCCAGGTGGCCTATCTGCACCTGACGCTGATGCCCTATATTCCTTCGGCCGGTGAACTCAAGACCAAGCCGACCCAGCACTCGGTCAAGGAGCTGCGCTCCATCGGCATTTCGCCGGACGTGCTGCTTGTCCGTTGCGACCGTCCGATCCCGGAAGGCGAAAAGAAGAAGCTCAGCCTCTTCTGTAACGTCCGCGAAAGCGCCGTTATCCAGGGTCTTGACGTCGCCTCGATCTACGACGTGCCGGTGGCCTACCACCAGGAAGGCCTCGACCGCGAAATCCTCGCGACCTTCGGTATCACCGATGCGCCCGAGCCGGATCTGACCGCCTGGGAAGAAGTGTCCCGCCGCTACCACAACCCCGAAGGCGAAGTGAACATCGCCATCGTGGGCAAGTATACCGGCCTTAAGGACGCCTACAAATCCCTGTCGGAAGCCCTGACCCATGGCGGCATCGCCAACAAGGTGAAGGTCAATCTGCAGTGGATCGACTCGGAAGTCTTCGAGCGCGACGAGCCGGCGCCCTATCTCGAGCATGTCCACGGCATTCTGGTGCCGGGCGGCTTTGGCGAGCGTGGTTCGGCCGGCAAAATCGAGGCGGCCCGTTTCGCCCGCACCAAGGATGTGCCCTATTTCGGCATCTGCTTTGGCATGCAGATGGCGTGCATCGAGGCTGCCCGGAACACGGCCGGCATCAAGAATGCCTCGTCCACCGAATTCGGTCCGACCAAGGAGCCGATCGTTGGCATGATGACCGAATGGGTGAAGGGCAACGAAACCGAAACCCGCGACACCGAAGGCAATCTCGGCGGCACGCTGCGCCTGGGCGCCTATCCGGCCCAGCTGGTGCGCGGTTCGCGCGTGGCCGACATCTATGGCTCGACCCGGATCTCCGAGCGCCATCGTCACCGCTATGAGGTGAACATGGATTATCGGAAGCTCCTCGAGAAGAATGGCCTGCTGTTCTCCGGCGTCTCGCCCGATGGCAAGCTGCCCGAGATCGTCGAGCGGACAGATCACCCGTGGTTCATCGGCGTGCAGTTCCATCCGGAGCTGAAGTCCAAGCCGTTCGAGCCGCATCCGCTGTTCACCAGCTTCATCGCCGCCGCGATGGAACAGAGCCGGCTGGTCTAA
- a CDS encoding DUF4169 family protein yields the protein MAEIFSLSKARKAKARVEKDATAGANRIKFGRTKAERQKAEAEKSKADKHIDGHKRED from the coding sequence ATGGCCGAGATTTTCTCCCTCTCCAAAGCCCGGAAAGCCAAGGCGCGCGTCGAGAAGGACGCGACGGCCGGGGCCAATCGCATTAAATTTGGGCGCACCAAAGCTGAGCGGCAAAAGGCCGAGGCGGAAAAATCCAAGGCTGACAAACATATCGACGGCCACAAGCGCGAAGACTGA
- a CDS encoding peptidylprolyl isomerase, with protein MLDGLRSFAKSWPGKIMGAFLLVGVAGFGINNVITDLGSNTVARVGDEEIKSREFLRAYQNQVSRFAGQLGRVPTMAEAESLGLPTAVLLGLSEGAAMNQLAKQMGLGVSEDKLGQMLRADPSFQGTLGNFDPTSFKQVLQASGWTESEYFEARANEAKRDQLLRTLFIDDAMPEVAAQLIANYGASQRTIEYITLNETNIEAPAAPTEAELAAYLTEHQGEYRTVETRRVQMLDLSIPALAAGKTIDEAAIAAEYERTKDNLTTPERRTIEQVVLSTPEQQAAFEAGIAAGTDFATLLAENGLTSNPIGTRTRDQVTDTVLANSAFSLPENGIAIIDGVAGRRAIHISAIEPAGTPTLEEASEAISARLASTQARSEINEILDQVEELRAAFRPLAEIAGRFNLDLYEAEVTSGGVELSILPHLTPEDRPRVTQAIFRATESQLTPSLPMAGNAYLFFELLGVEPARDQTLDEVRDEITTAMTEERSNNALLAEAAAIVQRLEAGEQIADVAMSMNLFPQISTPFSRFGSDDGSIDNVVAQEAFNGGPDHAGSVVSSTGEFYVFQVVDSSTAGEGLDAETMAALSSEARAGFYSEFVTAMRDDVGLRINQQALTQLLTLNYGQ; from the coding sequence ATGCTCGATGGTTTGCGTTCGTTTGCAAAATCTTGGCCCGGCAAGATCATGGGGGCCTTCCTCCTGGTCGGCGTGGCCGGGTTCGGCATCAACAACGTGATCACGGATCTGGGCAGCAACACTGTTGCCCGTGTCGGTGATGAAGAGATCAAGTCGCGCGAATTCCTGCGTGCCTACCAGAACCAGGTGAGCCGTTTCGCCGGCCAGCTCGGGCGCGTCCCGACCATGGCCGAAGCCGAATCCCTTGGCCTGCCGACCGCTGTGCTGCTCGGACTTTCCGAAGGCGCTGCGATGAACCAGCTCGCCAAGCAGATGGGGCTGGGCGTGTCCGAGGACAAGCTGGGCCAGATGCTGCGCGCCGATCCATCCTTCCAGGGCACACTGGGCAATTTCGACCCCACCAGCTTCAAGCAGGTGCTGCAGGCCAGCGGCTGGACCGAATCCGAATATTTCGAAGCCCGCGCCAATGAAGCCAAGCGCGATCAGCTGCTGCGCACCCTGTTCATCGACGACGCCATGCCCGAAGTGGCGGCGCAGCTGATCGCCAATTATGGCGCCAGCCAGCGCACCATCGAATATATCACGCTGAACGAAACCAATATCGAGGCGCCCGCCGCCCCGACCGAGGCAGAGCTCGCCGCCTATCTGACCGAGCACCAGGGCGAATACCGCACCGTCGAGACCCGCCGCGTGCAGATGCTCGACCTGTCGATTCCCGCTCTCGCCGCCGGCAAGACCATCGACGAAGCCGCCATCGCCGCCGAATATGAGCGCACCAAGGACAATCTGACCACGCCCGAGCGCCGCACCATCGAGCAGGTGGTTTTGTCCACACCAGAGCAGCAGGCAGCCTTCGAAGCCGGGATCGCCGCAGGCACCGACTTTGCCACCCTGCTTGCTGAGAACGGCCTGACCTCCAACCCGATCGGCACCCGCACCCGCGACCAGGTCACCGACACCGTGCTCGCCAACAGTGCCTTTTCTTTGCCCGAGAACGGCATTGCCATCATCGATGGTGTTGCCGGTCGTCGCGCCATTCACATTTCGGCCATCGAGCCGGCAGGCACACCGACGCTTGAAGAAGCCAGCGAAGCCATCTCGGCCCGCCTCGCCTCCACCCAGGCTCGCAGCGAAATCAACGAGATTCTCGATCAGGTTGAAGAATTGCGTGCGGCCTTCCGCCCGTTGGCGGAGATTGCCGGTCGCTTCAATCTCGATCTCTACGAGGCCGAAGTCACCTCCGGTGGCGTCGAGCTGAGCATCCTGCCCCACCTGACCCCGGAAGACCGTCCGCGCGTCACCCAGGCCATTTTCCGCGCCACCGAGAGTCAGCTGACGCCGTCCCTGCCCATGGCCGGCAATGCGTACCTCTTCTTCGAACTGCTCGGCGTTGAGCCGGCACGCGACCAGACGCTGGACGAAGTCCGCGACGAAATCACGACCGCGATGACTGAGGAGCGTTCCAACAACGCGCTGCTGGCCGAAGCCGCTGCCATCGTGCAGCGTCTCGAGGCCGGTGAGCAGATCGCCGATGTCGCGATGTCGATGAACCTCTTCCCGCAGATCTCGACGCCCTTCTCCCGCTTCGGCTCGGATGATGGCAGCATCGACAATGTCGTCGCCCAGGAAGCCTTCAACGGCGGCCCGGACCATGCCGGTTCGGTCGTCTCCAGCACCGGCGAGTTCTACGTCTTCCAGGTCGTGGACAGCTCCACGGCGGGCGAAGGCCTCGACGCAGAGACTATGGCGGCGCTTTCGAGCGAAGCCCGCGCCGGCTTCTACAGCGAATTCGTCACCGCCATGCGCGATGACGTCGGCCTGCGCATCAACCAGCAGGCGCTCACGCAATTGCTGACCCTCAATTACGGCCAGTAA